A genomic region of Nymphaea colorata isolate Beijing-Zhang1983 chromosome 2, ASM883128v2, whole genome shotgun sequence contains the following coding sequences:
- the LOC116246996 gene encoding pentatricopeptide repeat-containing protein At1g25360-like: MGSCSNARIIHSHTITSGFNARSFILNSIIDVYAKFGRLHDARWLFEKRLRRDVVAHTTLIAAYWKHGQVGTARELFDGMLIRDVVSYNAIISGHVQNGQGYSVIQLFLEMARIELRPDDFTFTSVLSASGSVTDRTHGCRFILRWLKLDLDELCLLKDEFTWITVLTGYGKSGNVEASRQLFDGMTKKFHLACNAIIAGYAQFGCYRGALELFANMLEEWIKLDEFTFTSILSAFANCRCIYCLCDLGALRDGYQLYSQLIQLGLDSSISAGIALADSVSWNAMIAALGQHGYGEEALNLFEQMLHEGIEPDRITFLTVLSVCSHAGLVEEGCKYFKSMGKDYGIKAWFRSLCKFH, from the exons ATGGGTTCCTGCTCAAATGCGAGAATCATCCATTCCCACACCATAACTTCTGGTTTCAATGCCAGAAGCTTCATTCTGAATAGCATAATTGATGTTTACGCGAAGTTTGGAAGATTGCATGATGCACGTTGGTTGTTCGAAAAAAGGCTCCGCAGGGACGTAGTTGCCCATACGACGCTTATCGCAGCATACTGGAAGCATGGGCAAGTGGGAACAGCAAGAGAATTATTCGATGGAATGCTCATCCGTGATGTTGTTTCGTACAACGCTATTATTTCGGGCCATGTTCAGAATGGGCAAGGTTATTCTGTCATACAACTCTTTCTTGAGATGGCCAGGATTGAACTCCGGCCTGATGATTTTACATTCACCAGCGTGCTTAGTGCCTCTGGTAGCGTAACAGATAGAACTCACGGATGCAGATTCATTCTCCGTTGGTTAAAGCTGGATTTGGACGAATTGTGTCTGTTG AAAGATGAATTCACTTGGATTACTGTCCTTACTGGTTATGGAAAGTCCGGCAATGTTGAGGCTTCTCGCCAACTGTTTGATGGAATGACTAAGAAGTTTCACTTGGCTTGTAATGCAATTATTGCTGGTTATGCACAATTTGGGTGTTACAGGGGAGCACTCGAATTGTTTGCTAACATGCTGGAGGAATGGATAAAGCTTGATGAATTCACATTCACGAGTATTCTTAGTGCTTTTGCCAATTGCAG GTGCATTTACTGCTTGTGCGACCTTGGAGCTCTAAGGGATGGCTATCAGCTTTATTCTCAGCTGATCCAACTCGGCCTTGATTCAAGCATTTCTGCTGGTATTGCATTG GCAGATTCAGTGTCTTGGAATGCAATGATTGCAGCTCTAGGGCAACATGGGTATGGGGAAGAGGCATTGAATCTCTTTGAGCAGATGTTGCATGAAGGAATTGAACCTGATCGTATCACTTTCCTCACGGTTCTCTCTGTTTGTAGCCATGCTGGTCTTGTGGAAGAGGGATGCAAATACTTCAAGTCTATGGGTAAAGATTATGGCATTAAGGCCTGGTTCAGATCACTATGCAAGTTTCATTGA
- the LOC116246997 gene encoding pentatricopeptide repeat-containing protein At1g25360-like: MPTEPDSRKGITSSRAGYRTRGNLELGIQAAEKLLQLRPQHGGTYMLLSNMYAAGRKWGEIAKGELGSNLRICGDCHNAIKFITMVIKLEIIVRDGMRFHHFRGGECSCGNYW, encoded by the exons ATGCCTACCGAGCCTGATTCACGTAAGGGAATCACTTCTAGCAGAGCAGGTTACAGGACTCGTGGCAACTTGGAGCTTGGCATTCAGGCAGCAGAGAAGCTTCTTCAGCTGAGACCGCAGCACGGTGGAACATATATGTTATTATCGAATATGTACGCTGCAGGTCGGAAATGGGGAGAAATCGCAAAGGGTGAG TTAGGGTCGAATCTAAGGATCTGTGGGGATTGTCATAATGCAATTAAGTTCATAACAATGGTGATCAAGCTGGAGATAATTGTGAGAGATGGAATGCGATTCCACCATTTCAGAGGTGGAGAGTGTTCTTGTGGAAATTACTGGTGA
- the LOC116247257 gene encoding BURP domain-containing protein 5-like, with protein sequence MPENSSSDSINRVTDPWRRIRGTYSSLIHYCQVSLQSPSTTMAATFFFLLSVLLLLGAASSSKETISPVSYWNKLLPKTPIPKSLHAFLPAGSTDPSQSKYASSVPFDRCSWQEYKHGATLDEVIQGGHGLRFLFLEQNLKPGSKTKKLDFEKKIRWPTLIPRKEAEAFPFSTSKLGDILKQFKIDPNSATASKLRQTLKDCEREPDEGETSFCATSLESLADFAVSQLKTDDIQLLTYSFVNKEEKDPKSRVYTVQHGVVELASRRAVACHIESYPYAVFYCHTTVNTKTYIVPLIAEEDGTRLSAGAVCHIDTTSWNPKHATMLALGIKPGTPVCHFLSHGHFMFVPNSASEEIPMQMA encoded by the exons atgcccgAAAACTCAAGTTCTGACTCTATAAATCGAGTCACTGATCCTTGGAGAAGGATCAGAGGAACATACTCCTCTCTCATCCACTACTGTCAAGTATCCCTCCAATCTCCATCTACCACAATGGCCGCgacttttttcttcctcctctctgtCTTACTG CTTTTGGGTGCGGCCAGCAGCAGCAAGGAGACGATCAGTCCAGTGAGCTACTGGAATAAATTGCTGCCCAAAACTCCCATCCCCAAGTCTCTCCATGCCTTCTTGCCTGCAG GCTCCACGGATCCTTCCCAAAGCAAGTATGCTAGCAGTGTGCCGTTCGACCGTTGCTCTTGGCAAGAGTATAAACATGGAGCAACACTAGATGAGGTGATTCAGGGAGGGCATGGGCTCAGGTTCCTCTTCTTGGAACAGAACCTGAAGCCAGGAAGCAAGACTAAGAAGCTGGACTTCGAGAAGAAGATCCGGTGGCCAACCCTGATACCTCGCAAAGAAGCAGAGGCCTTTCCTTTCTCAACTTCCAAGCTCGGAGACATCCTCAAACAGTTCAAGATTGATCCCAACTCGGCCACCGCATCGAAGCTGAGGCAAACGCTCAAGGACTGTGAGAGGGAACCCGATGAAGGCGAGACCAGCTTCTGCGCTACATCCTTGGAATCCTTGGCCGACTTTGCTGTGTCCCAGCTCAAGACAGATGATATTCAGTTGCTAACCTACTCATTCGtgaacaaggaagaaaaagatcCAAAGAGCAGGGTGTACACGGTTCAGCATGGTGTGGTTGAATTGGCCTCACGTCGAGCAGTGGCGTGCCACATTGAGTCGTATCCTTATGCAGTGTTCTACTGCCACACGACTGTCAACACCAAAACTTACATTGTTCCACTGATTGCAGAGGAAGATGGAACCAGATTGAGTGCGGGGGCTGTGTGCCACATTGACACTACTTCATGGAACCCAAAACATGCCACTATGCTGGCACTAGGAATCAAGCCAGGAACTCCTGTTTGCCACTTCCTTTCTCATGGTCACTTTATGTTTGTTCCCAACTCTGCTTCTGAAGAAATCCCCATGCAGATGGCATAA
- the LOC116248849 gene encoding BURP domain protein RD22-like yields MASTFCFLLSIFLLVGATSSSREMSPTDYWNKLLPKTPIPKSLHAFLPTGTSDASQRKYAGHLLLDCRSIFWEQYEYGTTPDQVKEDHELSFLFLEKDLKAGSKTKKLDFEKKEQETAGGWPTVLPRREAKTIPFSTSKLSDILQRFSVDPNSADALIVRHTLEDCERGPNQGETNYCATSLESMVDFAVSQLKTNDVQLLTYSFVNKEETEPRSRVYTVQPGAVELASQHAVVCHVQSYPYAVFYCHTATRTKSYILPLVAEEDGTTLRAGAVCHMDTSSWNPNHATMLALGIKPGTPVCHFLSHGHLVFVPNSAS; encoded by the exons ATGGCCTCAACGTTTTGCTTCCTCCTCTCTATCTTTCTG CTTGTAGGTGCGACCAGCAGCAGCCGGGAGATGAGTCCAACGGACTACTGGAACAAACTGCTGCCTAAAACTCCCATCCCCAAGTCTCTCCACGCCTTCCTGCCTACAG GAACCAGTGATGCTTCCCAGAGGAAGTATGCTGGCCATTTGCTGCTCGACTGTAGAAGCATTTTCTGGGAACAATACGAATACGGGACAACACCGGATCAGGTAAAGGAAGACCATGAACTCAGTTTCCTCTTCCTGGAAAAGGACTTGAAGGCAGGCAGCAAGACCAAGAAACTGGACTtcgagaagaaagagcaagagacTGCGGGGGGCTGGCCGACGGTGCTGCCTCGCAGGGAGGCAAAGACCATTCCTTTCTCAACTTCCAAACTCAGCGACATCCTCCAACGCTTTTCCGTGGATCCAAACTCTGCCGACGCTCTGATCGTGAGGCACACGCTCGAGGATTGCGAGAGGGGACCCAATCAAGGGGAGACCAACTACTGCGCTACGTCCTTAGAATCCATGGTCGACTTCGCTGTGTCCCAGCTCAAGACCAATGATGTTCAGTTGCTAACCTACTCGTTCGTGAACAAGGAAGAAACGGAGCCCAGAAGCAGAGTGTACACGGTTCAGCCCGGTGCGGTCGAATTGGCATCACAGCATGCGGTGGTGTGCCACGTCCAGTCGTACCCGTACGCAGTGTTCTACTGCCACACGGCTACAAGGACCAAATCTTACATCCTTCCATTGGTTGCTGAGGAAGATGGCACCACATTGAGGGCAGGGGCGGTGTGCCACATGGACACCTCTTCATGGAACCCGAACCATGCCACTATGTTGGCGCTAGGAATCAAGCCGGGAACTCCTGTTTGCCACTTCCTTTCTCATGGTCACCTTGTATTTGTCCCCAACTCTGCTTCTTAA
- the LOC116248524 gene encoding nicotine N-demethylase CYP82E3-like, translating into MAGVAGCGRSPQSHEEWLDQIASAWLAEHRQEKESGGMKAEKDFIDVLIEELKDGHLSEKYQTDTIIVATALGIVSAGTDTVSVTLEWIISALLSNRRTLEKAKEELDCNVGRERQVEESDIKNLPYLQAIVKESMRLYPALPLLPPHQSTEPVQLGGYHIPVGTTLFVNAWKIFRDPVLWTDAEEFWPERFLTSCKDIDFGGQSFAFMPFGSGRRMCAGWTMALQVIHLALARLLQSFEWSTPMDEPVDMTEGLSIIMSKAAPLKVRLRPRLPPHLYY; encoded by the exons ATGGCTGGAGTGGCTGGATGTGGGCGGTCACCTCAAAGCCATGAAGAGTGGCTGGACCAAATTGCCTCGGCCTGGCTGGCAGAGCACCGGCAGGAGAAAGAGTCTGGCGGCATGAAAGCGGAAAAAGATTTCATTGACGTGCTGATTGAAGAGTTAAAAGACGGTCACTTGTCTGAAAAGTACCAAACTGACACCATAATCGTAGCCACCGCTTTG GGTATAGTATCGGCCGGCACAGACACCGTATCGGTCACCTTAGAATGGATCATTTCCGCTCTCCTCAGCAATCGCCGGACactagaaaaagcaaaagaagagttGGACTGCAACGTAGGGAGGGAGAGACAAGTGGAGGAATCAGACATCAAGAACTTGCCATACTTGCAAGCTATTGTAAAAGAGTCAATGCGCCTGTACCCGGCGCTGCCGCTCTTGCCCCCTCACCAGTCCACGGAGCCCGTCCAGCTTGGTGGATACCACATACCAGTAGGCACAACCCTGTTTGTTAATGCCTGGAAGATATTTCGAGACCCGGTATTGTGGACGGACGCAGAAGAGTTCTGGCCGGAGAGGTTCTTGACAAGTTGCAAGGATATTGATTTCGGTGGTCAGAGCTTCGCCTTTATGCCCTTCGGGTCGGGCCGAAGGATGTGTGCTGGTTGGACAATGGCTTTACAAGTTATTCACTTAGCGTTGGCGCGCCTGCTGCAGAGCTTTGAGTGGTCGACACCCATGGACGAGCCTGTAGACATGACAGAAGGGTTGAGCATAATCATGTCTAAAGCAGCTCCCCTAAAAGTTCGTCTCAGGCCTCGTCTCCCGCCTCACCTCTATTACTGA